From Candidatus Binatia bacterium:
CCCCCTGGCGGGACGAACTGGCAGGGGGCCGCTTTCGATCCGGAGACCGCGACACTGTTCGTTCCGTCGATTACGTACGCGCAGGTCGTGTCGGTGAAGAAGGGGAAGAAGAAGGACACCGATTTCGATTACGTCACGGACTTGAGCGCGACCCAATGGATCGCGGGTCCGCCCGGTCCACAGGAGGCTCTCCCCCTCTTCAAGCCGCCCTACTCACGGATCACCGCTTACGATCTGCGCCGCGGTGAGATTCTGTGGCAGGAAGCGAATGGCGAAGGTCCGCGCGATCATCCGCGGCTCGCCGGACTGGACCTGCCGCGTCTCGGCTCCGGTGCGCACGCATGTGTTCTCGCCACGCGCACGCTCCTGCTGTCGGCCGACCGCAGCTCCATCTGGATGGGGGGAATGGGGGAGCCCGTTCTACGCGCCTATCGCAAGGATACGGGCGCTCTCGTGGGTGAGATCGATCTCCCGGCGCGAGTGCGGGGCTGCCCGACGACCTATGTCAGCGATGGGAGACAGTTCATCGTTCTGCCGATCGGCGACGAGGACGTTACTCCCCGGCTGTTGGCGCTGTCGCTCCCGCAGGCTGGTCTCCGGAACCAGCCGGAAGAGTGAGCGCCAGAAGCGAAGGATCCCGCTCGTCGCTCCCGGTCGACATGACCACGTACTGCTTGCCGTCGTGCAGGTAGGTCAGCGGGCAGCCGCGTGCTGTTGCGGGAAGTTCTACCTCTCCGAGCAACGCACCCGAGCTCTTGTCGTAGGCCCGAAGGAACGGCTCTCCCAAACTGGGCATCCAGGACCAGGCGCGGTCGACCGACAAGAGGAGCTTCGACGTCACCAGGACACATGCATGCGCCCCCGAGCCGAGCCGCGGCAGGTCGAGGTGGGCGAGTAGGGGGTGGTTTCTCGGACCGTTGCCGTTGGGGACCTGCCAGCGCGTCTCTCCGCGATCGAGATCGACGGCGGTAATGCGTGAGTACGGCGGCTTGAACAGAGGTAGCGAACCGGCCGTCCAGCCCGGCCCGGTCGCCCAGGGAGTCGACACGGACTCGGTCGCGAAGTCGAACGTGGTTTCTGCAGCCTTGCCCTTCTGTATCCGGACGACCTGACCATGCGTGATCGAAGGAACGTAGAGCGTTCGCGTTTCCGGATCGAAGCCTGCCCCTTGCCAACTCGTGCCGCCCGGCGGACCCGGGACCACCAGCGTTCCCTTGCGGGAAGGAGGCGTGAACAGCGGACCCGTTCGGAAGCGGCGGAAGACATCCAGGGCTTTGGCCCGAAGCGCGGGCGTGAAGTCCATCAGGTCCTTTTCGAAGGAGCCCTGAAGTTCGAACGCAGGCGGCTTGGTCGGGAAGCGCTGGGTCGCGGCGGCAGGCTCGCCGGGCACGTGCGACCGTGGAACCTCGCGATCTTCGATGGGCCACAACGGCTCACCCGTCTTGCGATCGAACACGAAGGTGAACCCCTGTTTCGTCGCTAGCGCCACCGCCTCGACGTGCCTTCCGTCGACTTGGAGGTCGACGAGGTTGGGCGCCGCCGCGAGGTCGTAGTCCCACAGGTCGTGGCGGATCAGCTGCTGGTGCCAGATCCGCTCCCCGTTTTCTCCGTCCAGGCAGAGCAGCGTGTCCGAGAACAAGTTGTCGCCCGGCCGATGGCCACCGTAGTGGTCGTTGGTCGGCGATGAAGTGGCGACGTAGACGTAGCCGAGCGCCGGATCGACGCTCATCGCACCCCAGGCGTTCGACCCACCGCCGTCCTTCCACGATCCGTTCTCCCAGGTCTCGTGGCCGACCTCGTCCGCTTCGGGAACTACATGGAAAACCCACTTCAGCCGGCCCGAGAGCGCGTCGAAGCCGCGAATGTCGCCTGGCAGCCCCGGCAACGTCTTCGGCCGATCGGTGACGCTTCCACCCACCACCACCGTATCGTCAACGACCGCGGCCGGCGAGGACTGGAAGTAGTCGGTGCCGCGATGCAGACCCGTGCGACGAAGACTCTCGAGCAGGTCCACGCGCCCTCCGCTCCCGAAGGACTCGACGGGACGGCCGGTCTTCGCATCGAGGGCGAGGAGATACGCGTCGATCGTCGGCATGAAAATGCGCTCGTCGTCGCCATGCTTCCAGTAGCTCAGGCCTCGATGCTTCGGGAATATGAAGTTCATCGGGCTTTTTGCCGAGCGATAGCTCTGGGGGTCGTGAACCCAGATCTCCTCGCCGGTGCCGGCATCGAGTGCGAAGACCTGGCCAATCGCTGTGCTGCCGTAGAGTCGCCCGTCCACCATCAGCGGTGTCGCCTGGAATCCGAGGATCCTGGCCGAACGGGCCGGGTTGAACGAGCCGCGCTTCGGCCTGTTCTTCGCGCCCTCGGCTCGCCATCGGACGTCGGGCGAAGTCCACTCCCATGCAGGCTCCAGGCCGGCGAAGTTGGCCGCATTGATCTGGTCGAGGGGCGAGTAGCGGCTGCTCTCCGGATCGCCGGCCCAGCTCCGCCACTGACCGTTCTGCACACCATATTTGGCGCGGGGAGTCTCGCCGGGAGTGTTGCAGGCCCACGAGAACACGAACGTCAGCACGGCGAATCGCAACGCCGTTCGACAGCCGGCGAGATGCACGCGAGGTAGTTGCCTTCTTCGGACTCTCTTCACTGGGGATTCCGCTCCCTGGACGAAGATGCTTGTATTGTCTCGATAGCCACCGGAGCCACCCTTGTTAGCATGACACGTGGCGGTGTCGGAGTCCCTCGAGCCACATGCCACTACGGCACATCCCTCCTCTTCAGGACCAATCTCGGTCGCGCCTCGAGTCGTGGCTGCATGTGGTTCTCCTCGTCGCGCTGAGCACGTATTTCGAAGCTCAGTTCGTGTACGTCGGTGTCAATGCGACGGACGAGGGCTGGATCCTCTACGCCGCCATGAGGCTCTGGGACGGAGGCACGCTCTACGACGACATCTTCTTCGTCTTTCCGCCAGGCCACGTCTTGCCGGCCTGGATCGCTTACGGTTTGGCCGCGCCGGGTCTCGTTCTCTCGCGTTGGATCTACGCAGGCTTCAATGTCGCGCTCTGCGTCGCTCTCTATCTCTTGGGACGGCGCATCACGCGACCCATGTATGCGTTCATCGCGGTCGCGATGGTGGCCGTCTACTCTCCGTACTCTCACGGCGCGCACTTCCTGTTCGGTTACCGCTATCTCGTCTGGAGCATCCTGGCGCTTCTCGCCTTCTCGCAGCGCCTTCGTACCGATGACCATCGTTGGATGATGCTCGCCGGAGCCCTGGCGGGGATCGCGCTCTGCTTCCGGCTGACGCCGGCCTTCTCCGTGAGCGTCGGAATCGGGTTCGGAATTCTCGCGGCAAGCCGGGACTGGCGTCTCTGGCTTCGGGATGGAGCCTGGTACACGGCCGGTTTGCTCCTAGTCGCCGGCCCGGTACTCGCATGGCTCTTCTCCGGTGTCGGACCATTGGTCGTTTGGTCCGAAGCAGTCCAGCGGGCCGTCGAGATGACCAAGCTGCAAGCAGTCGACATGCCTCCGCTGCACTTTCCGTGGGGATGGGAGCGCCAAGAGATTCAAGGGGCTCTGGTGGCAGTCGTCTTTCGCGCCGCTCCCTTGTTTTACGTGAGTTACATCGTCCTTGTGCTGACGATGTGGGCGCGCGATCTCAGGTCAGGGGTTGATTGCCGGCGTCCGCTGCTGATCGCGATCGTCTTCTTTGGCGCAGTCTATTTGGGAAGAGGGTTTGGACGCGCAGACCAGGGGCACCTCGATACGGCAATGCCGCCGGTCCTGCTGCTCCTGGGCCACATGCTCGGGGGGATCGAGAGCCGACTGGCCAAGGCGATGTCTGCACGCGCGGCCACCGCCATCGTGGCAACCGCCGGCGTCGCCCTCCTCGTCGTTTCCGTTGCGGGGCAACGCTCTGACGACTGGATGTTCTCCCCGGCTCCCCCGCGTGTGCCGAT
This genomic window contains:
- a CDS encoding PQQ-binding-like beta-propeller repeat protein, whose amino-acid sequence is MRFAVLTFVFSWACNTPGETPRAKYGVQNGQWRSWAGDPESSRYSPLDQINAANFAGLEPAWEWTSPDVRWRAEGAKNRPKRGSFNPARSARILGFQATPLMVDGRLYGSTAIGQVFALDAGTGEEIWVHDPQSYRSAKSPMNFIFPKHRGLSYWKHGDDERIFMPTIDAYLLALDAKTGRPVESFGSGGRVDLLESLRRTGLHRGTDYFQSSPAAVVDDTVVVGGSVTDRPKTLPGLPGDIRGFDALSGRLKWVFHVVPEADEVGHETWENGSWKDGGGSNAWGAMSVDPALGYVYVATSSPTNDHYGGHRPGDNLFSDTLLCLDGENGERIWHQQLIRHDLWDYDLAAAPNLVDLQVDGRHVEAVALATKQGFTFVFDRKTGEPLWPIEDREVPRSHVPGEPAAATQRFPTKPPAFELQGSFEKDLMDFTPALRAKALDVFRRFRTGPLFTPPSRKGTLVVPGPPGGTSWQGAGFDPETRTLYVPSITHGQVVRIQKGKAAETTFDFATESVSTPWATGPGWTAGSLPLFKPPYSRITAVDLDRGETRWQVPNGNGPRNHPLLAHLDLPRLGSGAHACVLVTSKLLLSVDRAWSWMPSLGEPFLRAYDKSSGALLGEVELPATARGCPLTYLHDGKQYVVMSTGSDERDPSLLALTLPAGSGDQPAGATAPTAGE